Below is a window of Deinococcus aquaedulcis DNA.
GCTGTATTCCTTGGGCAGCACTGCACGGGCCTTGCTGGTGCTCAGCTCAAAGTCGGGCACCAGCACCGTCACCCCCAGGTGGGCCGGGGGGCTCAGGCGGACGTAATGGGTGCCCAGGCGGTCCAGCGTGGCCACCACAATGCCGCCCAGCAGGGCCGGGGCCACGTTGTCGGGGTGGCCTTCTTCCCGCGCCGCCACGTCCAGTACCGTTTCCGTGTCCAGCGGGCGGCCCAGCAGTTCGTTGCCTGCCACGATGCCCGCCACCAGTGCGGCGGCGCTGCTGCCCAGGCCCCGGGCCAGCGGCACCTCGGTCTCGATTTCCACGCGGGCCGGCGGCAGGGGCCGCCCTACCCGCCGCGCTGCCAGCTGCATAGCCCGGTATACGTAGTTGCTCTCGTCCGCTGGCGTCGCGGCCAGTTCGGGGCCCAGTGGCACCACTTCGGTCACGGCCTGCGGGGTCACGCGCACCGTGGTGTACAGCGGCACACTGAGGCCCAGGCTGTCGAAGCCCGGTCCCAGGTTCGCGCTGCTGGCCGGTGCGCGCACGGTAAAGGTCATGGGGACCTCCTGCGGAGGCCCGTCAAAGGGTCGAGGGTCCAAGGGTCTAAGAACGACCGGGACTCTTCCTTAGACCCTTGGACCCTTAGACTCTTAGACCCTTCACCCCCCCTCATGCCAGGCTCGCCAGCACCGCGTTCATGGTGGCGTCCACAGCGGCGGGGGCCTGCACGGCGCGCATGGCGCTGCCCGGGTCCTTCAGGCCGTTGCCGGTCAGGACCGCCACCACCCGCTGCCCAGGGCTCAGGCGACCCTCGGCGTGCAGCTTCAGCAGGCCTGCCACTGGGGCGGCGCTGGCCGGCTCACAGAAGACCCCCTCCCGTGCCACAAGGTGGTAGGCCGTCATGATGTCGTCGTCGCTGACATGGTCAAAGAGCCCGCCAGATTCCTGCACGGCCGCGCGGGCGAGGTGGGCGCTGGCAGGCGCGCCAATGCGAATGGCGGTGGCCAGGGTCTCGGGCTGCTCGACCCGTTCCAGGCCCCGGGCCAGTGGCGCGGCGCCCGAAGCCTGAAAGCCCCACATGCGCGGCAAGGTCTCCATCTGCCCGGCGCTGCGGTACTCCCGGAAGCCCATCCAGTACGCACTGATGTTCCCGGCATTGCCCACCGGCAGCGCCAGAATGTCGGGAGCGGCACCCAGTTCATCCACGATTTCAAAGGCCGCCGTTTTCTGACCCTGCAGGCGGTGGGGATTGACCGAATTGACCAGGGCGATGGGCCGCTGCTCGCTGATTTCGCGCACCAGCTGCAGGGCTTCATCGAAGTTGCCGCGCACCGCCACGATCTGCGCGCCGTAGGCCACGGCCTGGGCCAGCTTGCCCAGGGCGATGTTGCCGTCGGGAATCAGCACAATGCACTTCAGGCCCGCGCGGCTGGCATACGCGGCGGCGGCAGCACTGGTGTTGCCGGTGCTGGCGCAGATCACGGTATCGGCCCCGGCCTCGGCGGCCTTGGCCACGGCCATCACCATGCCCCGGTCTTTAAAGCTGCCCGTGGGGTTCAGGCCCTCGTATTTCAGGTGCAACTCAATGCCCAGGTGCTCGCTCAGGCGCGGGGCGTGAATCAGGGGTGTGCTGCCTTCACTCAGGCTCAGAAGGGGCGTCTGCGGCGTTATGGGCAGGTAGGCGCGGTAGCGTTCAAGTAATCCAGGCATCAGGGTGGGGCCTCCGTTTCCGGCATGCTACCCAGCCACAGGCTCCCGCGCCCCAGCCGGGGTAAGACAAATGCCCGCGCTTGCCTAACGGCCCCTGGGTTCAGGGCAACCCATCAAGGGGTCAGGCGCACCGATCCGGGCCGCTCGACTCCCCACGTTCTGACTTATTGGTCAGGTCAGAAATGAGCGTTGCCGGGGGCAAAAGTGGCCCCACTCCTTAGCCCAGATTTGGGGGACATCCATCCCACCTTCAACCCCTCTTGAGAAAGTACGGACCTCTACAATTGCCCGTTTGGCGGGGTCGCATGCTGCCTTCACAACGAACGTCATCGTTGATTTCAAATTCGCAGAAGAACCAAGAAAAGGGAGGTCAAGATCATGGGTTGGATTATTACGATTCTCGTGGGTGCTCTGGTGGGGTGGCTGGCCAGCTTGATCATGAAGACGAACGCGCAGCAGGGCGCCATCGCCAACATTCTGATCGGGATCGTGGGCAGCCTGCTGGCCCAGGCCGTCTTCGGCAGCTGGCTCAACATTGGCTCGGCCGACGTGGCCGGCAACGGCTTCAGCTTCTGGAGCATCGTGTGGGGCGTGGTGGGCAGCGTGGTGCTGATTGCCATCCTCAAGGCCCTGCGCATCCTTCGCTAACCCTTGTCAGGCTTTTCTTCCGGGCGGCGCCGCGTGCGCCGTCCATCTTTTTTGGCCTGCGGGCCATAGGGGTGCGGGGCCCTTTGCTTGCAGCGCTGGCCATGTGCTACAGTCGGACGGCTTGTCTGACCTGGGGCCTCGGCGCGGCGCGGTGTCCAACAGCGGAGCGGCGCCCCTGACCCCCAAGGAAAAAGGTTGGACTGAAGAAGGAGAATCATCATGGCGAAAGTGTGCGAAGTGTGCGGCAAGGGGCCGATTGTGGTGAACTCGGTCATCCGCCGTGGTAAGGCCCGCGCAGCGGGTGGCGTGGGACGCAAGGTCACGGGTATTACCAAGCGGGCCCAGAAGCCCAACCTCCAGCCCCTGAAAGTGACCCGTGGCGGCGTGACCCTGCGCCTGCGCGTCTGCGGGAAGTGCCGTAAGGCCGTGGCCTGAACGCAGCCCCTCAACTCCGAAAGTGGCCCCAGTCAGTCTGACGGGGCCACTTCGCTTTGGGTGTGGGCCTTCTTCAGGCGCTGGCTTTGGCCCGGCGTTCGCTCAGCAGGCTCAGGACAATCAGAATGATGGTGCCCATCACCACGCAGATATCGGCGATGTTGAAGATGGGAAAGCCGTCGCCGTACAGCGCCCGCGTCA
It encodes the following:
- a CDS encoding GlsB/YeaQ/YmgE family stress response membrane protein — translated: MGWIITILVGALVGWLASLIMKTNAQQGAIANILIGIVGSLLAQAVFGSWLNIGSADVAGNGFSFWSIVWGVVGSVVLIAILKALRILR
- the rpmB gene encoding 50S ribosomal protein L28 — translated: MAKVCEVCGKGPIVVNSVIRRGKARAAGGVGRKVTGITKRAQKPNLQPLKVTRGGVTLRLRVCGKCRKAVA
- the thrC gene encoding threonine synthase translates to MPGLLERYRAYLPITPQTPLLSLSEGSTPLIHAPRLSEHLGIELHLKYEGLNPTGSFKDRGMVMAVAKAAEAGADTVICASTGNTSAAAAAYASRAGLKCIVLIPDGNIALGKLAQAVAYGAQIVAVRGNFDEALQLVREISEQRPIALVNSVNPHRLQGQKTAAFEIVDELGAAPDILALPVGNAGNISAYWMGFREYRSAGQMETLPRMWGFQASGAAPLARGLERVEQPETLATAIRIGAPASAHLARAAVQESGGLFDHVSDDDIMTAYHLVAREGVFCEPASAAPVAGLLKLHAEGRLSPGQRVVAVLTGNGLKDPGSAMRAVQAPAAVDATMNAVLASLA
- the thrB gene encoding homoserine kinase is translated as MTFTVRAPASSANLGPGFDSLGLSVPLYTTVRVTPQAVTEVVPLGPELAATPADESNYVYRAMQLAARRVGRPLPPARVEIETEVPLARGLGSSAAALVAGIVAGNELLGRPLDTETVLDVAAREEGHPDNVAPALLGGIVVATLDRLGTHYVRLSPPAHLGVTVLVPDFELSTSKARAVLPKEYSRADAVHALSHAALLVGALAQGRLDLLRHAMQDYIHQTWRAPLVPGLSDILDEAWRHGALGAALSGAGPTVLCFHDTRQPTAGLHAYLHGVMARNSLSGEVMDFPIDEAGTLVEHAANPA